ACGGGTCCGGCCCTTTGCGCCGGCGGACCTCGCCGCCATGCGGGAGATCTGGAACGAGGTGGTGGACGCGGGGCAGGCCTTCCCGCAGGAGGAGCGCCTCACGCCCGGGGAGGCGGCGGATTTCTTCGCCGCGCAAAGCGCCTGCGGCGTGGCCGTGGACGGCGCGGGCCGCGTGCTCGGCCTCTACATCCTGCATCCCAACAATGTGGGCCGCTGCGGGCATATCGCCAACGCGAGCTATGCCGTGGCCGGGCACGCCCGCTGGCGCGGCGCGGGCTGCGCCCTTGTGCGCGCGAGCCTTGAAGAGGCCGGGCGACTCGGCTTCCGCATCCTCCAGTTCAACGCCGTGGCCGTGGACAACGCGCCGGCGCGGCGGCTCTATGAAAAACTGGGCTTCACGCCGCTCGGCACCATCCCCGGGGGCTTTCGCCGCCCCGGCGGGGAGTATGTGGATATCGCCCTTTACTGGCATGCGGTGGGGGAAGTGAAACCAGCGGGATATTAAATTTCAGTCTGCTCGCCAGTTGGTGTTTAGCCATTGGCGTTGTGTTAGCCACATATTGGCGGCCTGAACGGCATGCTCTTGGAAATTGGTAAATGCGAGATTCGTGGGATAGATGCGGTCATTTTGCGGTAAGTGGGAGAACACATACATCCCGTGCCAGCCGTTGCCAGAAAATTTTTCAGTACCCCCGTTTACCATCTCGATAAATTCAGGGAGGCGCAAAAAGTCGCCGTTCAGAACAAATATGGTGCTCCAGAAAAAATCATTCATTGCTTGGATTGAAGGTTCCCGATCTCCCTTGACCCTTTCGCGAATGCTGGTCTTGCACTGGATGCACCCGAAGCAATAATTTTTGTCCTTCTCGGGCGACACGATTGCGTACAAATCAAAAGTGCCCCTCTTCATTCTCTCGAATATCTCAATATCTCGAGAGGCATTCGTGAGGGAACCAGTCCTTAGCATCTCTGTGAGGTCTCGTTGAAGAACGATCTTTATCTTATGCGGGCTAAGAGCTTCAGTAGCTTTTGATTTGATAATTTCTTCATATGCGTGTCCACTTGATTTTATCCAGCTTTGATGAGAGCTTACAATTTTTCCGATGACATCTAGATTATCAACACCACTTTTTAATTTTACATGGGACACATATATGGCATCCCATAGCTGGTGTGGTTCCACGTCAGGGTATTCGGTCACTGCCTCTGCAAAGGACTGCTCAATGGCCTTTTTTCGGGCCTCAATAGCTGCTTTCTCCATCTGTTGCTGTGAAAGATGTCTCGCGCCTACTATTCTGGCGAGTTCACGCGTACTGTAACGGAGATACAGTTGGGAACAGAATTTTTTTAGGTCAACGGGCATTCGTCTCCCACCAGTAATTTTTTCAGATACCTTCCCCACGCATACGCAAGCAGCGGCGGAACGGCGTCGCCAATCTGTTCGTATTTGTCCTGCACCTCGCGGTTGATATGGGGGACGATGAATGGCCCCCCGGCAAAATCATAACAATCAGGAAAGGATTGGAGCCTTGCGCATTCTCGAACGGTGAGCGCCCTATTTTTGAAGGGATGAACCATCTCATCAAGACAGTGGCTCGTGACTGTCGGCGCGGCTTCACTTGGCACAAGACGATAGTTTCTTTGGATGTACCACTTTTTGGGGAGTATTCTCTTCGCTTGGAGTTCTGCCCTTTTATCGCCGATGAACCTGTCAAAAAGGTCTTTCAGGTTCTCCCCCTGCTTGAGGAGAGCGAAACGCTCCAAAGTGCAATCCCTGTGTTTCATCGGCGTCTGGTAGGATACAGTATCGGTCACGCCCCTACCCAGCTTCCAGAAGGACTCGTCGCGCATGAGATTGGCATAGGCTGAACATTTTCCCCTGTACTCCCGTCCCTCGTTACTGGAATTTGGCAGAATGTCAGGAAGACCCGACAAAGCCTGTGCGACCGTCACGTTCTTTTTAAAAGTTGTTTGGGGGAGGGAAAATTTGACATCCTTCTCGCGTGACGCGAGAAGAAAAAAACGCTTCCTTCGCTGGGGGACTCCGTAGTCGAGTGCATTGAGCAGGAAACGAGCTTGCATAGGGTATCCGGCTTCCTCAAGCTCCCGCTCAAGCACCTCTACTACGAGTTCTCTTGAATTCTTTTTTATTTTTTTTGAAGTAATGGCGGGTACATTCTCAAAAAGGATGACTCTGGCATTGACCATGCGCGCAATGCGGATTCCTTCTCGGAATAAAAACTGTCTGTCATCGTAGAAAGATCTGGAGGTATTCCCGGCAGTAGAAAAAGTCTCGCAAGGCATTCCGGACGTGACGATGTCAATACCTCTTTCGGGCACAAGTGGAAGTAACCTCTCGGGACCGATGTTGCGGATATCATCATGGAGGACTACAACTTCAGGATGATTGGCTGAATATGTATCCACGCAGCTTTTGACTTGCTCAATTGCAGCGATGGTGCGTATGCCCGCAGCTCGGAATCCGGTGCAGATTCCGCCAGGACCAGAAAAGCAATCGATATGGGTTATAGGATTATCATCCATGAACTGCAACCTGTATCTAGTTGAGAAGGGAAGAAAATATGATTGCCTCAAAAGTTTGGTTCAGCGTATCTCCATCCGAAGTAAATAAGTACATAAATGACGGAAGAGTTCAAAAAATGTTTCGCTGGGTTATTAAATTGCTAATACTGCTGTCTAGCCCGCGAATGAAGACGTGTTTTCGAGCGCGTAATATCCTCACATTTGTAATATCGTAGAAATGAGAGAGACGAAATTCGGTGATTGATGAAACGAGGTGTCCTATACACCCCGTACCTACTCCATTGGCAGCCGAGAAGGTGCGGCGCCTGCAAAAAGCGAAGCCTCTTCGGTGAGGGTAGGGCAGCTCCGTGCGCGATGTGTTATATAAAATTGAGTTTACACAAACGAGAGCAACTTAGCAAGACTACGCAAGGCCGAGCAGCCGCGAGGCGAGCCCCGCGATGTCCGTCTGCCGGGTGGGGAGCGGCGCCTCCGCCGGCGCGCCCACGAGCCAGAAGGGCACGCGCCGGGCGGCATCCGAAGGGTCGGCGTGGCTCGCGTCCGCATCCATGCCGTGATCGCTCGTGACCATGACGGTGGCGCCCCACGCGAGCCAGCGGGGGAGGGCGGCTGCGAGCAGGCTGTCGGCGGCGCGCACGGCTTCGCGGTAGGCGCGCGAGCCCGCGCCGTGGGCATGGCCCGCGAAGTCGATGCCCATGCTGTGCACGAGCAGGAGGTCGGGCGCGAATTTCAGGAGCAGGGCCTCGGCGTCGCGGAAGAGCTCAGCGTCGGGATAGGCGTCCTCGCTGTAAAAAAGTCCGTGGCTGATGGGAAGGCGCGCATCGTCGCAGAGGCGGTCGCGGGCGGGCTCGAAGGGCGCGCGGTTGCAGAGCTCGCTCATCCAGTGGTAGGCGGCGGCCGCCGTTGTGAGCCCGGCCTCCCGCGCGCGGGCAAAGAGGGTCGGCGCCGGGGAGGGGCGGGCGTCCTCGTTGCGGACGATGCCGGTCTCCAAGGGCGCCATGCCGGTGAGCAGGGTGGCGTAGAGCGGCCGCGAGAGCGGCGGCAGTTCCGCCATGAGCTCCGTGTGCCGGGCCGCGCCGCTTTCGGTGAGCGCGGCCATGTAGCTCATGTGGCGCCGTGCCGTCGCGGCGGCGAGGCCGTCCAGCAGCACGAAGACGAGGCGGCTCACCAGTCGCCCCTGCCGGCGTCCGGCAGCGCATCGCGGCCGGGAAAGCGCAGTTCGGGCGCGAGCGCGCGCAAGGCCGTCAGCGTGACGCCCTCCACGGCGAAGTGCTTACGCAGCCAGCGGCAGAAGCTGAAGATCTTTTCGAGCGCGGCCGTGGCCGCGGCCTCGTCCGGCACATGGGGCGAGCCCCCGGGCAGCATCTCGGACGAATGCCAGAAAAGCCCGAGCACCTTGCCGCCGCGCCGCACATGGAGCCATGTGGCGAGGCGCATGGCGCTTGCCCCGTGCCAGAAGGGATTGGCGCTGAGCGCCCCGAAAAAGTGGAAGCGGTCGAGCCCTTCGCGCCGGCGCCCGGCAAGGCCGTGCCAGAGGCGTTCCAGGCCCGGCACGAGCGGCACCTGCGTTATGGGCGCCTCCAGGAGGGGCCTCTCCGGCGCGCCCTCCACCCAGTAGGGGTCGGCCGGCGCGAGGAAGTGGTCCGGCCCGCCAGCGAAGGCGCGCAAGGGGCACACCGAGCTGTCAACCAGAATGCCCTCTTCCGCGAGCAGGGGCCGAAGCTCCGCCTTGAGGTCCCAGCGGCCCATGCGGAAGCTCGTGAGCGGCGCGCCCTGGAAGTCGCGCCCTGCGGCAAGCAGGGTGCGCAGCCTCTGGCGCAGGAGCTCGCGCGGGAGGAGGTGGGTGCGCATGGGTGCCCCCGACACCCCCGCTTGGGGCGACCCGTCAAAAGGCGGGGTGCTCCAGTGGTGGAGGTGGGCGCCGATCTCCGCGCCGTGGCGGTCGCGCATCTTTTCCAGCACGGCGCGGGCGGCCGCCGAGGCGAAGACCGTGTAGGCGCAGAAGAGCGTGAGCGGAAAGCCGAGCTCGTCCGAAAGGGGCGCGAGCTTCGGCAGGAGCGCCACGTTGCTGACGCCGCAGCCAGTGGCGGCGTAGGTGCCGCAGAAAAGGCCCTCCTCCTCCACGTCGAGGCTGATGACCACGCGCAGGGGCGGCTTGAGGCCGGCGGCGCCGGCGGCGGGCGGAGCTTGGGCAGGCATGGGCCGACTTTAACGCGGGCCTTGCGCCAAGGCAATGCCCCGGCGCTTTGCAAGCGGGGCCCGATGGCGTATGGTTGGGCGGTGTCGCCACGCCGGCGACGGGAGAAACGATGCCCGAGCCCTGCTCCGTCCTGTTCCTCATGGAAGACCTCTGTTACGGAGGCACCCAGCGCCAGACCCTCGAGCTGGCGAAGCGCCTTGACCGGGGGCGTTTCGCGCCGTCCATGCTCATGCTCACCGGCCCCACGGACCTCGACGCCGTGGCGGCCGGCGCGGAAATCCCCCTCCACTATCTGGGCACCGGCCGGGGCGTGGCGAGCCTCTTCTTTCTCAGGCTCGGGCCCGCGCTCAAGCGCCTTGCGCCGGACATCCTCGTGCCCTGCACGGCGCTGCCCAATATCTGGGGGCCCATCTGGGGGCGGCTGCTCGGCTTGCCGGCCATCGTGGGCACCTGCCGGGGCGGCGGCGCGCTCCGGCGCCAGCACGAGCGTTTTCTCTGGCGCCTCTGCGACCACCATGTCTGCAATTCGCTCGCGCTGGCGGAGGGGCTGCGCAAATTGGGCGAGCCCGCCGGCCGCATCAGCTATATCCCCAACGGCGTGGATACCGAGCGCTTCCGCCCCGCGCCCGAGCCACCCTCGGCGCGGCCCCCGCTGATCCTCTGCGTGGCCAGGCTCGCGCAGGACAAGGGCCACCTCACCCTGCTGCGCGCCTTCGCCATCGTGGCGCGCGAGGTGCCCGAGGCGCGCCTGCGCCTCGTGGGCGACGGCCCGCAGGAGGCGCAGCTGCGCATGCTCGTCGGCACCTTCGGCCTCGAGGAGCGCGTGGAATTCGTGCCCGGAAGCCCCGATGTGCGCGAGCATTATGCTGAGGCGCGCATCTTCGCCCTGGCCTCGGTGCGCGAGGGGCAGCCCAATGTCATCCTCGAGGCCATGAGCTGCGGCTTGCCCGTCTGCGCCACGGCCGTGGGCGGCATCCCGGGCCTCGTGGAGAACGGCGTGACCGGCCTGCTTTCCCCGGCGGGCTATGCCGAGGCCTTGGCGG
This window of the Desulfovibrio sp. ZJ209 genome carries:
- a CDS encoding BsaWI family type II restriction enzyme, producing the protein MPVDLKKFCSQLYLRYSTRELARIVGARHLSQQQMEKAAIEARKKAIEQSFAEAVTEYPDVEPHQLWDAIYVSHVKLKSGVDNLDVIGKIVSSHQSWIKSSGHAYEEIIKSKATEALSPHKIKIVLQRDLTEMLRTGSLTNASRDIEIFERMKRGTFDLYAIVSPEKDKNYCFGCIQCKTSIRERVKGDREPSIQAMNDFFWSTIFVLNGDFLRLPEFIEMVNGGTEKFSGNGWHGMYVFSHLPQNDRIYPTNLAFTNFQEHAVQAANMWLTQRQWLNTNWRAD
- a CDS encoding GNAT family N-acetyltransferase, which encodes MAKDGQAAAVRVRPFAPADLAAMREIWNEVVDAGQAFPQEERLTPGEAADFFAAQSACGVAVDGAGRVLGLYILHPNNVGRCGHIANASYAVAGHARWRGAGCALVRASLEEAGRLGFRILQFNAVAVDNAPARRLYEKLGFTPLGTIPGGFRRPGGEYVDIALYWHAVGEVKPAGY
- a CDS encoding glycosyltransferase, which produces MPEPCSVLFLMEDLCYGGTQRQTLELAKRLDRGRFAPSMLMLTGPTDLDAVAAGAEIPLHYLGTGRGVASLFFLRLGPALKRLAPDILVPCTALPNIWGPIWGRLLGLPAIVGTCRGGGALRRQHERFLWRLCDHHVCNSLALAEGLRKLGEPAGRISYIPNGVDTERFRPAPEPPSARPPLILCVARLAQDKGHLTLLRAFAIVAREVPEARLRLVGDGPQEAQLRMLVGTFGLEERVEFVPGSPDVREHYAEARIFALASVREGQPNVILEAMSCGLPVCATAVGGIPGLVENGVTGLLSPAGYAEALAASLLRLLGEPPLGDALGRAGRARVERDFSFAAMVGAHEELFDRLHRTRRGEREEDDA
- a CDS encoding DNA cytosine methyltransferase, whose amino-acid sequence is MDDNPITHIDCFSGPGGICTGFRAAGIRTIAAIEQVKSCVDTYSANHPEVVVLHDDIRNIGPERLLPLVPERGIDIVTSGMPCETFSTAGNTSRSFYDDRQFLFREGIRIARMVNARVILFENVPAITSKKIKKNSRELVVEVLERELEEAGYPMQARFLLNALDYGVPQRRKRFFLLASREKDVKFSLPQTTFKKNVTVAQALSGLPDILPNSSNEGREYRGKCSAYANLMRDESFWKLGRGVTDTVSYQTPMKHRDCTLERFALLKQGENLKDLFDRFIGDKRAELQAKRILPKKWYIQRNYRLVPSEAAPTVTSHCLDEMVHPFKNRALTVRECARLQSFPDCYDFAGGPFIVPHINREVQDKYEQIGDAVPPLLAYAWGRYLKKLLVGDECPLT
- a CDS encoding alkaline phosphatase family protein, which translates into the protein MSRLVFVLLDGLAAATARRHMSYMAALTESGAARHTELMAELPPLSRPLYATLLTGMAPLETGIVRNEDARPSPAPTLFARAREAGLTTAAAAYHWMSELCNRAPFEPARDRLCDDARLPISHGLFYSEDAYPDAELFRDAEALLLKFAPDLLLVHSMGIDFAGHAHGAGSRAYREAVRAADSLLAAALPRWLAWGATVMVTSDHGMDADASHADPSDAARRVPFWLVGAPAEAPLPTRQTDIAGLASRLLGLA